AATCATCCAGAAAGCCATTTTCTATGGCAAACTTTACAGCTCCTACTGTGGTTTTACTTCCTGTTTTCAGGAGGATGTTTTTTCTGTGGGTTTCTACGGTATTTACGGAAATGAAGAAACGCTCGGAGATCTCTTTGGAGGTCAGCTCCTCGCTGAGGAGTTTCAACACTTCTTTTTCCCTTTGGGACAACTCAACGTGCTGGTGTTTTTTACGTTCAAAAACGCTTTCCATGTACGTTTTTTTAACTACCTCTGAATAATACTTTTCCCCTTTCAAAACTTCCTGCACGGCTTTTTTGAGCTCTTTCTTATCAGCCATTTTAAGTACAAAACCATCAGCATTGCGTTGAATGACTTTCTGGACTGTTCTTGCATCGTCGAGCATACTCAGGATCATGAATTTAACCTCTGGCATTTGCTTTTTTGCCTCTGCCAATAGGGTCAAACCGTCCATTTTGGGCATATTAATATCGCTGATGATCAGGTCAATTGGGAATTGCTTCATCAAGCGGATAACCTGCTGCCCCTCTGTAGCCAGATGAATGTCGCCTATCTCAGGTATTTCGCTAATGATTGTATGCAGGCCTTCCAAAAACATAATGTGGTCATCGGCGAGTATGATGTTATGCTGCTTCTTCATCTGAAATTATATTACTGTGGTTGATCAAAGGTATATCTATATTTACTAAAGTGCCCTTTTCGGAGCTTTCTATGGACATGGTTCCTGCAAGTGCTTCCAGGCGTTCACGGATATTGCGCAGGCCTATACCTGAGGCTTTTTTCCCTTGAGGGATTCCTTGCCCGTTGTCATTTACTACAATGTTGATATATGCTTCATGCAGGGTAAGCTGTACTTCGGCTTCACGGGCATCGGCATGCTGTACGATATTATTCACCAACTCCTGCAGGATCCTGTATACATCAGCCAGCAAAATATCCGGGAGCCGGTCAATATCTTTTTCCGGAAAAAAGAAGGTATTGATCCTTAGTTTTCCATCATTGGTTTTTTGGACAAGAAAGTCTTTCAGGAAGCTTGAGAAGCCGGTTTGGGAAAATGGCAGCGGGTGCAACTGATGAGAAAGGTTACGGATGTCTTTGCAGGCATTCTGAATACCGGTCATGATCCTGCCGGCATTGTGATCCATACCTTTATGTTCCAGGTAGTGCTCCAGCATCATTTTCAGGCTGGCCAGGTCACTGCCTATACCGTCATGTATCTCCCGCGCTATGCGTGACCTCTCTTGCTCCTGCCCCTCCTGGTAGCGTTCTATAACTGTAAGCTTGTAGTCCTTGATGAGCTGATTGATGGCTTGCCGCGAGTTCTCTTCCTGCTGCTCAGCCAGCCGGCGCTGGGCTTTCATTTTTTGGACATAAAAATACCGCAAAATAATGAGGGTGAGCAGAACCAGGAGGAAGCCTGCAATAAATACATTCTTAACCAGTCGCTGGCGTTTTTCCTGTAGTTCCGACTTTTGCAGCTCTGCTTCTTTCAACGACTTCTCCCGCTCCAGCAGTGCAATGCGCGTTTCCTTTAGGGCTGTTTCATATTCCTGCTCAAGTTCTTCCTGATATTTTTCTTTTTCTAGCGAATTGACACTCTCCTCGTAGGCTACATATTGCTCATAGTACAAGAGGGCCTTTTTATAATCCCCTTTCATCCGGTAAAGTTGAGACAGGTTTTTGTAGACCTCGCCTGTAAAATACGGTGGATTGTCAATGTCAATGATTTTCAGTGCCTTGTCAAAATATTGTATAGCGACATTCAGGTTTCCCAGGTTCATGTTTGACAGGCCCAGATCGTTATAAACAATGGCCATATCTGAATGCAGATTGAGCTTCTCCAACAGTTGCAAAGTTTTCTTCAATAGCGGAACAGCTTCTTTATAGCGTTCTTCCTCTACCAGCATCTGGGAGAGGTTAATATTTACATAAGCCACTTTGGAATAGTGCTCTACCCCTTCGAAATAAGCCAATACTTCCAGATATTGCTCTCGTGCCTTTTCATAATTGCCCTGTTCCTTATGGATATTGGCATAATTGAACATGATATCTATCAAACCACCTTGATCATTGATCGCCTCATAAATCTCTTTGGCGCGATCCAGGTTCTCCATGGCCTGTCCGTATTTCTGCTGTTGAAAGTATATTAGCGCAATATTCTGGTATGTATTCCCCTCATGTCGTTTATCTCCCAGCTGTTTTGCCAGTTGCAAGCCTGACATAAAATGCTCCGTAGCCTCTGATAGCATACCCATATTTTTGTAAGCCACAGCCAGAAGGTTATAGCAGGCAGGCAAGCCTTTCTGCACACCGTTACGGGCAAGGAGGTCAATGGCGGTATTAATTTCTTCAATAGTTGTACTGAATTCCCCTTTTTTATAGGCCAGGTTACCTAGTAAATAATGGGCTTTGGCGGCATATATGTCATAGCTATTCTCCTCACTGATCTGTAGTATTTTATCTGCAATCAGCTTGGCCTCTACCGGTGAAGTATGCACCACATTGACATATTCATCAAAAAGCGAGTCAAGCTTCACTTCCTGCCTGCTCTTTTCCTGGCCCAGGGCCGGGCTATAAAAGCACAAGGCCAGAAGTAGAGGTATGGTTATCCTTAAAGTTGCAATCATCTTTCCAGTATGGGATCAGGCTAGATATTCAAACACCAAAAGCTTGCAATTTATGCTATCTACAGCACTTATACATCACCTAATTCCGTGATTTACAAAAACTCTGGCCAGGTCAGTGAGGAATTTCCATTTTACCCGATTATGGCTATCAATTCAAAATGTCAATCCGTCAATCGAAAGGGTGTATTTGTAAATGTATCAATATGTGGTACTTACATACCCGCTACATTCATGAAAGTAAACAAAAAGAAAACACTTGAAATTATGAAAAAGATATTTGTGAATGCACTGATACTTTCCGGCATCTTAATGATAGCAAGCTGTAGCGATGATGACAACAAAGTAGTACCTGCTGATGTCCCCTTCGTAAACCCGGAAGTTGCAGAGGTTTATGTGGGCACCCAAAGCCCGGGTGATGTATGGACGTGGAGCCTGGACAAAGAGCAGGGGCATATGACAGCTTCGTGGGATTATGGTACGTTTGATGACACCAGCGATGACATCACTATTGAAGGTACTTTTGAAACTTTCCCCTCCGGCTTCATGAAGGTTACCATTACCAGTGCAGCACCTGCCAATGATGAAATACCCACCGATGGCAGTGCCTGGTTTTATGCACTCGAAATACCAGGAATGACCATGATCATCAAACCGGAAGGCAGCATCAAAGGTGATATTATAGCCATGGTACCTGAGGGAGACTGCGCCAACATACCCGGATCGTACAACTATATAATAACAGCCCCGGGTGGTCAGTCAGACTTTGATCCTATTACGGATGAGGCCTTTGGTTATGTTGATTTCGCTGCCTCTGGCGACGGCTTCGATATATCCGGTTATAAGTTCAGCCTTGACTGTGTCAATGATGGTGCATGTACGGACACTGGTGCTATCGAAGGCCTGCCTATTGCCACATGTGTGAATAATGGCTTTGTGGAAATTATGGAGGGTGGTAAAACCGTAGCTCAGGGACAATTTACCAATGCAGGTGCTATGATGATGGACTTTGGCTATGGCAACGGTGGCGTATTTGCACTTAAAACTGATGCTGATGCTACTAAAGATGCACTGCTGGACAACACTTACAATGGTATAGCTTACCTGCCTAAAAACAATGATGAGCAATCGGTACCCGTAAAGCTGTCTTTTGCCAAAAATGACCTGGACAACATGATAGGCACGGGATACGCATACACCAACATTGAAACCGGCACAATAGACAACGATGAAGGCGCGGTGGTGATCGTAGAGAATGTGATCAATGGACGAGTGCTGGGCAGTATGAATTTTGATGAGGACAATGATGTCTCTGATATGGCTGCGGCCTTGCTTGTCAATGGAAATGACCAGATACTGATTGTTACCAGCTACGACGAAGAGTCTCTTGACCCTATCATCCTGATCCTGGCCAAGCAAAACTAATTGTAGCGGTTAAATAACCCTGAGGGTCAACAGCACTCTCAGGGTTATTATTCATTAACCTGTTTATTCAACCTTAACCACCAATGAAACGGCTAATCATAATCGTAAGTACTGCAAGCATAATCTTCGCTTTACTGATCCTCCGGCTTTGACCGCAAGGTGGAATTTAGAGAATCAAAAATTGCAGGTGTTTTAATTTTATTCTATTATGGCAGAAAATGGTGAAGTACAATTGGCAAAGAAATTAAAACTTGATGAGCTGGAAGAGACTTTAGTATACTTCGCTACTTCCATTATTAGCAAGAATACGGAGGAAGAGGTACTGTGGGACCTCGCCAAAAACTGTATTTCAAGGTTAGGGTTTCTGGATTGCGTGGTTTATAAGGTAGATTATGATCGGAAGGTGCTTGTTCAGAAAGCCGCACACGGCCCCAAAAACCCACGTAGCTATGAGGTATTACAACCTATTGAGATACCTATAGGAAAGGGGATAACAGGAACTGTAGCATCAACAGGCAAACCTGAGCTGGTTAGCGATACCAGCAAGGACAAACGATATGTAGTGGACGATGAAGTACGCCTTTCTGAAATTGCCGTACCTATCATCCAGGATGACCAGGTCTGGGGGGTAATAGATTGTGAGCATCCTGACAAGAATTTTTTCACGCATCAACACTTAAAGACCCTTCATGCAATTGCCTCCATATGCGCTGTAAAGCTTGCCCGTGTCAATGCCGAACATGAGCTTAAACTGAAACAAAAAGCCCTTATGGATACAGAACGGGAGCTGGTAAATCTGAGAGTCAACTCTCTCAGGCGGCAGATGAACCCGCACTTTCTGTTTAATGCCTTAAATGCCATTCAGTATTTTATTACAACGGATAAAAAGAGAATGGCTCTCCGG
This region of Fulvivirga ulvae genomic DNA includes:
- a CDS encoding response regulator transcription factor, which produces MKKQHNIILADDHIMFLEGLHTIISEIPEIGDIHLATEGQQVIRLMKQFPIDLIISDINMPKMDGLTLLAEAKKQMPEVKFMILSMLDDARTVQKVIQRNADGFVLKMADKKELKKAVQEVLKGEKYYSEVVKKTYMESVFERKKHQHVELSQREKEVLKLLSEELTSKEISERFFISVNTVETHRKNILLKTGSKTTVGAVKFAIENGFLDD
- a CDS encoding tetratricopeptide repeat-containing sensor histidine kinase gives rise to the protein MIATLRITIPLLLALCFYSPALGQEKSRQEVKLDSLFDEYVNVVHTSPVEAKLIADKILQISEENSYDIYAAKAHYLLGNLAYKKGEFSTTIEEINTAIDLLARNGVQKGLPACYNLLAVAYKNMGMLSEATEHFMSGLQLAKQLGDKRHEGNTYQNIALIYFQQQKYGQAMENLDRAKEIYEAINDQGGLIDIMFNYANIHKEQGNYEKAREQYLEVLAYFEGVEHYSKVAYVNINLSQMLVEEERYKEAVPLLKKTLQLLEKLNLHSDMAIVYNDLGLSNMNLGNLNVAIQYFDKALKIIDIDNPPYFTGEVYKNLSQLYRMKGDYKKALLYYEQYVAYEESVNSLEKEKYQEELEQEYETALKETRIALLEREKSLKEAELQKSELQEKRQRLVKNVFIAGFLLVLLTLIILRYFYVQKMKAQRRLAEQQEENSRQAINQLIKDYKLTVIERYQEGQEQERSRIAREIHDGIGSDLASLKMMLEHYLEHKGMDHNAGRIMTGIQNACKDIRNLSHQLHPLPFSQTGFSSFLKDFLVQKTNDGKLRINTFFFPEKDIDRLPDILLADVYRILQELVNNIVQHADAREAEVQLTLHEAYINIVVNDNGQGIPQGKKASGIGLRNIRERLEALAGTMSIESSEKGTLVNIDIPLINHSNIISDEEAA
- a CDS encoding histidine kinase, which produces MAENGEVQLAKKLKLDELEETLVYFATSIISKNTEEEVLWDLAKNCISRLGFLDCVVYKVDYDRKVLVQKAAHGPKNPRSYEVLQPIEIPIGKGITGTVASTGKPELVSDTSKDKRYVVDDEVRLSEIAVPIIQDDQVWGVIDCEHPDKNFFTHQHLKTLHAIASICAVKLARVNAEHELKLKQKALMDTERELVNLRVNSLRRQMNPHFLFNALNAIQYFITTDKKRMALRYHSLFSKLIRKYMLHLDEEKIQLEEEIRMINWYLKLQQLRYEDRFKFTINVSESLYSLHIPTLIIQLIIEELIERMVMSNSGEGCLTLDFTYQPGRLQFKASLEVDILQDFTRNDAEDYRTNLFTWQEHIDLLNKIKDLKIVRQLDELKNDKGKITGRIIELTIPLPE